DNA sequence from the Bubalus bubalis isolate 160015118507 breed Murrah chromosome 24, NDDB_SH_1, whole genome shotgun sequence genome:
GGGATTCTACCTCCTTGAGGATCGCTACAGCCATGGGTACTGCGGGGCAGGATGGGGGTCAGGACCCACGGGACGGCATCTGGAACCCCTGGCCCGGCCTCCTGGGGTAGGTACGCCGCCTATACCGTCCAGGCTGCCCGTGGTGCTCAGCGTGTGCAGCATCTGCTCACACCACTGGGTGAAGCCATCCTGGGGCCGGGGGATGCCCTGCAGCAGCTTCAGcagcttctcttcctcctccgtCTTTTTGCGCACAGGCCGACCGGACAAGTGGCTGTACGAGTCACTGCGCAGGATGCGGTGAGTCAAGAGGTGTCCCCTCAGGAGGCCTGCTCCCGACCCCCCCAGTGGCCTGGCACCCACCTGAGAGATGGGCTGCTGCGGCTGTTCTTCAGGCCCAGGCTCCGGGCCAGGCTCCCACTGCTCTTGAGGGTGTCTTCCCAGAGTCCCAAGCTGCTGCTGCCCCCACTCTTGTCGGGCCCGCCCCACAGCGGCCCGGCCTCAGATACCCACTGGTTCAGGGGGGCAGAGCCCAGGCCCCCAAGCTGCTGCAGATGGCAGGAAGTCAAGGGTGACCCATATAGGAGGGCACATGCTCAGGGGTGCTGAGCGGGGAGGTGCGTTCAAGTGGCAAAGGCAGGGTGAGGTGAGGGCCTCACGGCAGAGAGCACCTCCGGAGTCCGACAGGGACCAGCgcgccccaccccctccccaccccggttCACCCTGGGAGCTGAGCAGAAGGTGCCCGCCAGCCTGCTCACCACGCGGTGGTTGGGGGCCTGGGCCCGCGATGGCTCCCGAGGCGGGGGCTGCTTATGCAGGTGCCGCTCGCCCTCCAGCTGCAGCTCCAGCAGCGTCTTCATGGACAGGCCCTGCTTGGCCAGGCCAGCCCATAGCGGAGGCGGGGAACTGGGTGCAGGAGGCGCGGGGACGGCGGCCaccgcctgctgctgctgcagcagcttcagcagcagctcctgctgcCGCGCCTGGAGAGAGAAGCCGCTGTGAGGGCTGCCCCCGTGCCCACCCCAAGCCAGCGGTGGGCCGGGCCCCACCTGCTTGCGCCGGAAcagctcctcttcctcctgccgcCGCTTctgctcctcctgctgctgctgctgctggcggcGCTTCTCCTCCCGGCGCTTccgctcctcctcctcccgctTCACCCTGAGCTCCACTTCTCTGCGCTCCTGGAACTGGAGGGTCGAGATCCGACGCCAGACCGTCCCGGGTGTGGCCTGGCCCCTGACACCCAAGGACTCCAGCCCCAGGGGTCCACTCACCTTGTGTTGCAGCTGGAGTTGTTCTAGAATTGGACCCTGAGTCGAAGAGTTAATTGGTATATCCCAAAGACTGGCCTCACCGCCTGTGGGGGCAAAGGCAGCTGCAGAGGGGAGCTCCGGCCCCCAGCTCCCCTACCCACCGGGGGCCGTCGGGGGTGGAGGGGACTCCCAGACCTGGGACAGGCCAGGCGGGCAGCTGCGGGCCACACACCTGACTGTGGTGAGGCTGAGGTATGTATGTCCCAGAGGGGACCCGAGTCTGGCACCGACAAGGACCGGTTCATCGTCGGGAGCAAGTTCTGGTCCCCGCCCCTGAGGAGAAAGCACTGAGGCTCAGCGCCCTGAAGCCACCTCCCGtctgcccctctccccacaccaCCCGAGGGCTGTCACGTACAGACACACCACACACGCTTGGCCACGGGCACACAGCGAGGACGGTGGCCCACACACCTGGGGGGTTTGAGAGCTTGGAGCTGCTGCAGGAACgcagtgagctgctgctgctgcggcggcGGCAGGTCTCCCAGAGCTGCCTTTTCCCGGAGCACGCACTGCGGGAGCTGGCGGCTGCTGAGGAGTGCACAGGTGTGAGGCGGGCCAGCCCCGCGTCAGCATGGGTCCTGCTGACCAGCCCTGCTAGGCCCCCCGTACCTGCCGACCAGCTGAAGAAACTGCTGGTGCTGCAGCTGCTGGTACAAGGCGGCTGCTGCCAGCTCCTGTTGCTTCTTCAGCCGCTCCTGGTCCATGTTTCCCTGAGTGAGGCCACAGCGTTCCCGTGGCTTTGCCCCTGTCTGGCTCTGCACCCACCGCTgccctctgccaggctcctgcctcccttccctgttCCACGCCAAAGGGGGTACACTCACCAGCAGCGGGGGAGGTGAGGGCCCAGGGGCGAAGGGTACGCGACCCCACATCTTGATCACCTCACCCAGCGGCTGGAAGCCCTCGTCACAGCCCCGCTTAACCAGCAGGGCCATGGAGAAGTAGCCCGCCTGGAACCACTCTGCCATCTCCTGGGTCGTGAAGGGGCCTGGGCCAAGGGAAGGGCAGC
Encoded proteins:
- the GIGYF1 gene encoding GRB10-interacting GYF protein 1 isoform X11; translation: MEHAPGLMREGLARGRSMPAQIAKTGVLSERSKRKKRKAAGDSGQDPGETVTAGAPPALMVAPALLAGGNMGTGVASLNLICEGIEEGVVKRRGGVGGGALTSGGAGGLTASMMTRMGSRSGAWTMRTKKWAPSMPPGPSCLSRYLQGDEGEILLEVGGHLPASKRGSFHGTLFSATHLPVVSPRPMQKGPKEPIPEEQELDFQGLEEEEEEPSEGLDEEGPEAGGKELTPLPPQEEKSSSPSPLPTLGPLWGANGEGDDPVEKDLPAAEGDDMRGMQLSPGAGSPPGPPDLEDDEGLKHLQQEAEKLVASLQDSSLEEEQFTAAIQAQGLRHSAAATALPLSHGAARKWFYKDPQGEIQGPFTTQEMAEWFQAGYFSMALLVKRGCDEGFQPLGEVIKMWGRVPFAPGPSPPPLLGNMDQERLKKQQELAAAALYQQLQHQQFLQLVGSSRQLPQCVLREKAALGDLPPPQQQQLTAFLQQLQALKPPRGGDQNLLPTMNRSLSVPDSGPLWDIHTSASPQSGGEASLWDIPINSSTQGPILEQLQLQHKFQERREVELRVKREEEERKRREEKRRQQQQQQEEQKRRQEEEELFRRKQVGPGPPLAWGGHGGSPHSGFSLQARQQELLLKLLQQQQAVAAVPAPPAPSSPPPLWAGLAKQGLSMKTLLELQLEGERHLHKQPPPREPSRAQAPNHRVQLGGLGSAPLNQWVSEAGPLWGGPDKSGGSSSLGLWEDTLKSSGSLARSLGLKNSRSSPSLSDSYSHLSGRPVRKKTEEEEKLLKLLQGIPRPQDGFTQWCEQMLHTLSTTGSLDVPMAVAILKEVESPYDVHDYIRSCLGDTLEAKEFAKQFLERRAKQKASQQRQQQQEAWLSSGSLQTAFQTNHSTKLGPGEGSKAKRRALMLHSDPSILGYSLHGPSGEIESVDDY